From the genome of Malus domestica chromosome 04, GDT2T_hap1, one region includes:
- the LOC103419311 gene encoding salt stress-induced hydrophobic peptide ESI3-like — protein MGSETFLEVLCAIFLPPVGVFIRYGCGVEFWIAVLLTLFGYIPGIIYAVYVLVV, from the exons ATGGGATCCGAGACATTCCTAGAAGTCTTGTGTGCCATTTTTCTTCCACCAGTTGGTGTCTTCATTCGCTATGGCTGCGGG GTGGAGTTTTGGATTGCCGTATTGCTGACGCTGTTTGGATATATACCAGGAATTATATATGCAGTTTATGTCTTGGTTGTATAA